Proteins encoded in a region of the Elaeis guineensis isolate ETL-2024a chromosome 7, EG11, whole genome shotgun sequence genome:
- the LOC105049090 gene encoding WPP domain-associated protein isoform X1, with amino-acid sequence MQVSVENSEVLNAGFLLSVDDSAMLSCNHNWSDTVGNDSAVYEKFLLEDLDSYMNDINSRLTVSRMVSDSVIKGIVNAVVEEASEKIASKEAEIAALNERLQHYESAGAEGNRLDSPMMMPGASITIRKSQRRKSELHQRSLNEEVDSDYYIKNFGSLKIAAEEHLQRLKEELRDVRSMMSFNKIDCCSKDVKLCSIQGKTMEKLHVIDGYADDLEVILAALCEQADSTCFSLKALLSEHEKKWELEIQREVSDLIIQGFGRELQDEFETRLSEKRSLANTLNKNLQKMVNEFSTIHQELDAIVMPLFGSDFVPLISHYGLEGLEEWSTLKRKDHLPWKGLGNHHVAHTSHCEESGNVSEKSGDFVQPTQTDSPLLKCMTKDELITYYNTKMANMKRQHDSALQEKTEALFSLKREFLREKGSNPSHFRKDKEFELLRKKVVEFISKLNDIILEKEKLTIVHDDRDLLLGLKERIGALFSENQRLRNLLEQKRKEVDCSEISNETNQTSHCSSIEAKFSEQIKKLKLDIEDIKLEITIRDEIQKIILREWVGELIDDMECLEMESKTTHDTSSTIYRKSIEDVISSMNHIIVKCYKEKNSIAAVVLEKEKALCLEIEANNKLKEEIASLSTLLKEKEKFALETESKLMQQKECFDLVCCEVNMLKDQVTKKDLYILESNKESDSVKGRLDETLQQIHQYKVEVAELNQKLRLVSGGLEEAEKQKHILQGIVEEKQKTLALTISKEEEHKKGMESIVVSMTDLSKAIMDCECRMASNLETNESRLKILSHQCGQLVRQANFVQRKALWYKQGFERRCSDLQKAETEVDLLGDEVDALLRLLEKIYIALEHYSPVLQHYPGVNRIVITNPLERLMSQCLQTTSETTLPRQKILLKQPTTSVFSTT; translated from the exons ATGCAGGTATCAGTGGAGAACTCAGAGGTCTTGAATGCAGGATTTTTGCTTTCAGTTGATGACTCTGCAATGTTAAGCTGTAACCATAATTGGAGTGATACTGTTGGCAATGATTCAGCAGTTTACGAGAAATTTCTCCTTGAAGATTTGGATTcttatatgaatgatattaattCACGTCTGACTGTCTCAAGAATGGTGAGTGATTCTGTGATCAAAGGGATAGTTAATGCTGTAGTAGAGGAGGCTTCTGAGAAAATAGCTTCAAAGGAAGCAGAAATAGCAGCTCTGAATGAAAGATTGCAGCATTATGAATCTGCTGGAGCTGAAGGGAACAGGCTAGATTCTCCCATGATGATGCCAGGAGCATCAATAACAATACGAAAATCCCAGAGGAGAAAATCAGAGCTGCATCAGCGGTCTTTAAATGAAGAGGTAGACTCTGattattatatcaaaaattttgggAGTTTAAAAATTGCAGCAGAAGAGCATCTTCAAAGGCTTAAAGAGGAACTCAGGGATGTCAGGAGCATGATGTCTTTCAATAAAATAGATTGTTGTTCCAAGGATGTCAAGTTGTGCAGCATCCAGGGGAAGACTATGGAGAAGTTGCACGTTATAGATGGATATGCTGATGATTTGGAAGTAATTCTAGCAGCATTATGTGAACAGGCTGATAGCACATGCTTCTCATTGAAGGCATTGTTAAGCGAGCATGAGAAAAAATGGGAACTGGAGATTCAAAGGGAGGTCAGTGATCTTATTATTCAAGGTTTTGGCAGGGAACTTCAGGATGAGTTTGAAACAAGGTTATCTGAGAAAAGAAGTCTTGCGAATACATTAAACAAGAATTTGCAAAAGATGGTCAATGAATTTTCCACCATTCATCAAGAACTTGATGCTATTGTTATGCCCTTGTTTGGCTCAGACTTTGTGCCATTAATTTCTCATTATGGCCTTGAAGGTTTGGAAGAGTGGAGTACTCTTAAAAGGAAGGATCACCTTCCTTGGAAGGGTTTGGGTAATCATCATGTAGCACACACATCTCATTGTGAGGAGAGTGGTAATGTCTCAGAGAAGTCCGGGGATTTTGTACAACCCACTCAAACTGACTCCCCGCTATTAAAGTGCATGACAAAAGATGAACTGATAACCTACTATAACACTAAAATGGCCAACATGAAGAGACAACATGATTCAGCTTTGCAAGAGAAGACAGAAGCATTGTTCAGCCTCAAGCGGGAATTCCTCAGGGAAAAAGGTTCTAATCCTTCACATTTTAGGAAAGATAAAGAATTTGAACTGTTGAGGAAAAAAGTTGTCGAGTTCATTTCAAAATTGAACGATATTATCTTGGAGAAAGAGAAATTGACTATTGTTCACGATGACCGAGACCTGTTACTTGGCCTGAAGGAGAGGATCGGTGCCCTGTTTTCTGAAAATCAGCGGCTGCGAAATTTGTtagaacaaaaaagaaaagaggttGATTGTTCAGAGATTTCAAATGAAACAAATCAAACTTCACATTGTTCATCTATAGAGGCAAAGTTCTCAGAGCAGATTAAGAAGCTGAAATTGGATATTGAAGACATAAAGTTAGAAATCACCATTAGAGATGAAATACAAAAGATCATCTTAAGAGAGTGGGTTGGTGAACTTATAGATGACATGGAGTGTTTAGAGATGGAGTCCAAGACAACACATGACACCTCCTCCACTATTTACAGAAAATCTATAGAAGATGTCATTTCTAGCATGAATCATATTATAGTAAAATGTTACAAGGAAAAGAATTCCATTGCAGCAGTGGTTTTAGAAAAGGAGAAGGCATTGTGTTTAGAAATTGAAGCAAACAATAAGTTGAAGGAGGAAATTGCATCCCTATCAACTTtgttgaaagagaaagagaaatttGCATTAGAGACTGAATCTAAATTAATGCAACAGAAGGAATGTTTTGATTTAGTATGCTGTGAGGTTAATATGCTGAAAGATCAAGTCACTAAGAAAGACCTATATATTTTGGAGAGCAACAAGGAGTCTGATTCTGTTAAGGGTAGATTGGATGAGACGTTGCAGCAAATTCATCAATATAAAGTTGAAGTTGCTGAACTGAATCAGAAACTAAGGCTTGTATCTGGTGGTTTGGAGGAAGCAGAGAAACAGAAACACATCCTTCAAGGCATCGTTGAAGAGAAACAAAAGACGCTAGCATTAACCATCTCAAAGGAAGAAGAGCATAAAAAGGGGATGGAGTCCATAGTTGTTTCTATGACAGACTTATCAAAAGCCATTATGGACTGTGAATGTAGGATGGCAAGCAATCTTGAAACTAATGAATCAAG GTTGAAAATACTGAGCCATCAGTGTGGTCAACTGGTGCGACAGGCTAACTTTGTCCAAAGAAAAGCCTTGTGGTACAAACAGGGCTTTGAAAGAAGATGCTCTGACCTTCAAAAGGCTGAAACTGAG GTTGATCTTTTAGGAGATGAAGTTGATGCCCTTTTGCGTCTTCTTGAGAAGATATACATAGCTCTAGAACATTATTCTCCAGTATTACAACACTATCCTGGA GTTAACAGGATTGTGATAACAAATCCACTTGAACGTTTAATGAGCCAGTGCCTGCAGACAACCTCAGAAACAACATTGCCAAGGCAGAAGATTTTGTTGAAGCAACCAACAACCTCAGTATTTTCCACCACTTAA
- the LOC105049090 gene encoding WPP domain-associated protein isoform X2, whose translation MQVSVENSEVLNAGFLLSVDDSAMLSCNHNWSDTVGNDSAVYEKFLLEDLDSYMNDINSRLTVSRMVSDSVIKGIVNAVVEEASEKIASKEAEIAALNERLQHYESAGAEGNRLDSPMMMPGASITIRKSQRRKSELHQRSLNEEVDSDYYIKNFGSLKIAAEEHLQRLKEELRDVRSMMSFNKIDCCSKDVKLCSIQGKTMEKLHVIDGYADDLEVILAALCEQADSTCFSLKALLSEHEKKWELEIQREVSDLIIQGFGRELQDEFETRLSEKRSLANTLNKNLQKMVNEFSTIHQELDAIVMPLFGSDFVPLISHYGLEGLEEWSTLKRKDHLPWKGLGNHHVAHTSHCEESGNVSEKSGDFVQPTQTDSPLLKCMTKDELITYYNTKMANMKRQHDSALQEKTEALFSLKREFLREKGSNPSHFRKDKEFELLRKKVVEFISKLNDIILEKEKLTIVHDDRDLLLGLKERIGALFSENQRLRNLLEQKRKEVDCSEISNETNQTSHCSSIEAKFSEQIKKLKLDIEDIKLEITIRDEIQKIILREWVGELIDDMECLEMESKTTHDTSSTIYRKSIEDVISSMNHIIVKCYKEKNSIAAVVLEKEKALCLEIEANNKLKEEIASLSTLLKEKEKFALETESKLMQQKECFDLVCCEVNMLKDQVTKKDLYILESNKESDSVKGRLDETLQQIHQYKVEVAELNQKLRLVSGGLEEAEKQKHILQGIVEEKQKTLALTISKEEEHKKGMESIVVSMTDLSKAIMDCECRMASNLETNESRLKILSHQCGQLVRQANFVQRKALWYKQGFERRCSDLQKAETEVDLLGDEVDALLRLLEKIYIALEHYSPVLQHYPGVVDILKLISREMKRESTK comes from the exons ATGCAGGTATCAGTGGAGAACTCAGAGGTCTTGAATGCAGGATTTTTGCTTTCAGTTGATGACTCTGCAATGTTAAGCTGTAACCATAATTGGAGTGATACTGTTGGCAATGATTCAGCAGTTTACGAGAAATTTCTCCTTGAAGATTTGGATTcttatatgaatgatattaattCACGTCTGACTGTCTCAAGAATGGTGAGTGATTCTGTGATCAAAGGGATAGTTAATGCTGTAGTAGAGGAGGCTTCTGAGAAAATAGCTTCAAAGGAAGCAGAAATAGCAGCTCTGAATGAAAGATTGCAGCATTATGAATCTGCTGGAGCTGAAGGGAACAGGCTAGATTCTCCCATGATGATGCCAGGAGCATCAATAACAATACGAAAATCCCAGAGGAGAAAATCAGAGCTGCATCAGCGGTCTTTAAATGAAGAGGTAGACTCTGattattatatcaaaaattttgggAGTTTAAAAATTGCAGCAGAAGAGCATCTTCAAAGGCTTAAAGAGGAACTCAGGGATGTCAGGAGCATGATGTCTTTCAATAAAATAGATTGTTGTTCCAAGGATGTCAAGTTGTGCAGCATCCAGGGGAAGACTATGGAGAAGTTGCACGTTATAGATGGATATGCTGATGATTTGGAAGTAATTCTAGCAGCATTATGTGAACAGGCTGATAGCACATGCTTCTCATTGAAGGCATTGTTAAGCGAGCATGAGAAAAAATGGGAACTGGAGATTCAAAGGGAGGTCAGTGATCTTATTATTCAAGGTTTTGGCAGGGAACTTCAGGATGAGTTTGAAACAAGGTTATCTGAGAAAAGAAGTCTTGCGAATACATTAAACAAGAATTTGCAAAAGATGGTCAATGAATTTTCCACCATTCATCAAGAACTTGATGCTATTGTTATGCCCTTGTTTGGCTCAGACTTTGTGCCATTAATTTCTCATTATGGCCTTGAAGGTTTGGAAGAGTGGAGTACTCTTAAAAGGAAGGATCACCTTCCTTGGAAGGGTTTGGGTAATCATCATGTAGCACACACATCTCATTGTGAGGAGAGTGGTAATGTCTCAGAGAAGTCCGGGGATTTTGTACAACCCACTCAAACTGACTCCCCGCTATTAAAGTGCATGACAAAAGATGAACTGATAACCTACTATAACACTAAAATGGCCAACATGAAGAGACAACATGATTCAGCTTTGCAAGAGAAGACAGAAGCATTGTTCAGCCTCAAGCGGGAATTCCTCAGGGAAAAAGGTTCTAATCCTTCACATTTTAGGAAAGATAAAGAATTTGAACTGTTGAGGAAAAAAGTTGTCGAGTTCATTTCAAAATTGAACGATATTATCTTGGAGAAAGAGAAATTGACTATTGTTCACGATGACCGAGACCTGTTACTTGGCCTGAAGGAGAGGATCGGTGCCCTGTTTTCTGAAAATCAGCGGCTGCGAAATTTGTtagaacaaaaaagaaaagaggttGATTGTTCAGAGATTTCAAATGAAACAAATCAAACTTCACATTGTTCATCTATAGAGGCAAAGTTCTCAGAGCAGATTAAGAAGCTGAAATTGGATATTGAAGACATAAAGTTAGAAATCACCATTAGAGATGAAATACAAAAGATCATCTTAAGAGAGTGGGTTGGTGAACTTATAGATGACATGGAGTGTTTAGAGATGGAGTCCAAGACAACACATGACACCTCCTCCACTATTTACAGAAAATCTATAGAAGATGTCATTTCTAGCATGAATCATATTATAGTAAAATGTTACAAGGAAAAGAATTCCATTGCAGCAGTGGTTTTAGAAAAGGAGAAGGCATTGTGTTTAGAAATTGAAGCAAACAATAAGTTGAAGGAGGAAATTGCATCCCTATCAACTTtgttgaaagagaaagagaaatttGCATTAGAGACTGAATCTAAATTAATGCAACAGAAGGAATGTTTTGATTTAGTATGCTGTGAGGTTAATATGCTGAAAGATCAAGTCACTAAGAAAGACCTATATATTTTGGAGAGCAACAAGGAGTCTGATTCTGTTAAGGGTAGATTGGATGAGACGTTGCAGCAAATTCATCAATATAAAGTTGAAGTTGCTGAACTGAATCAGAAACTAAGGCTTGTATCTGGTGGTTTGGAGGAAGCAGAGAAACAGAAACACATCCTTCAAGGCATCGTTGAAGAGAAACAAAAGACGCTAGCATTAACCATCTCAAAGGAAGAAGAGCATAAAAAGGGGATGGAGTCCATAGTTGTTTCTATGACAGACTTATCAAAAGCCATTATGGACTGTGAATGTAGGATGGCAAGCAATCTTGAAACTAATGAATCAAG GTTGAAAATACTGAGCCATCAGTGTGGTCAACTGGTGCGACAGGCTAACTTTGTCCAAAGAAAAGCCTTGTGGTACAAACAGGGCTTTGAAAGAAGATGCTCTGACCTTCAAAAGGCTGAAACTGAG GTTGATCTTTTAGGAGATGAAGTTGATGCCCTTTTGCGTCTTCTTGAGAAGATATACATAGCTCTAGAACATTATTCTCCAGTATTACAACACTATCCTGGA GTTGTGGATATTCTAAAACTGATTAGTAGAGAAATGAAAAGAGAGAGTACCAAATAA